Proteins found in one Flavobacterium channae genomic segment:
- a CDS encoding DMT family transporter produces the protein MAYFSVFHNYIQQKKNAIGLPILALIWISFFWGTTWIASKEGVKYMPPMQLVALRQLFGGSLYLLYFIIKKHPWPNKRQWRNIFVLSVLNFMLSNGLSTWGVKYISSGLGAIIGSIFPLWIVIISLFRGQKTSWKAVVGLIVAFGGICVIFYDYLNDFLEPEFRFGILLSVIATFTWALSSIYIKENKTNFNPYFSLGLQMLISSIVISSVIGLNGTSVPLNEIPAISWWSIGYLVVFGSVLTFIAFIYALENLPTEISSLYAYINPMVALFFGYLLFNEPLTTAIIIGGTITIVGLYIVNRAIKKK, from the coding sequence ATGGCCTATTTTAGTGTTTTTCATAATTACATTCAACAAAAGAAAAATGCGATTGGTTTACCCATTTTAGCTCTTATTTGGATAAGCTTTTTCTGGGGAACCACCTGGATTGCATCTAAAGAAGGTGTTAAATATATGCCGCCAATGCAATTAGTAGCACTTCGTCAGCTTTTTGGTGGATCACTTTATCTGCTATATTTTATAATTAAAAAACACCCTTGGCCAAACAAAAGACAATGGCGCAATATTTTTGTTTTGAGTGTGCTAAATTTCATGCTGAGCAACGGTTTGAGCACTTGGGGCGTTAAATATATTTCGAGTGGTTTAGGTGCTATTATTGGCTCCATTTTTCCACTTTGGATAGTAATTATCAGCTTGTTTCGAGGACAAAAAACGTCTTGGAAAGCAGTTGTAGGTTTGATTGTTGCTTTTGGTGGTATTTGCGTTATTTTCTACGATTATCTCAACGATTTCTTAGAACCCGAATTCCGATTTGGAATTTTACTTTCCGTGATTGCTACGTTTACCTGGGCATTATCTTCTATTTATATCAAAGAAAATAAAACGAATTTCAATCCGTATTTCAGTTTAGGATTGCAAATGTTGATTTCGAGTATTGTGATTTCGAGTGTAATTGGATTAAATGGCACTTCGGTTCCGCTGAATGAAATTCCGGCCATTTCTTGGTGGTCGATTGGATATTTAGTAGTTTTTGGTTCGGTATTAACCTTTATTGCTTTTATTTATGCATTAGAAAACTTACCGACTGAGATTAGTAGTTTATATGCGTACATTAATCCAATGGTGGCGTTGTTTTTTGGTTATTTGCTATTCAATGAACCTTTAACTACCGCGATTATTATTGGAGGAACAATCACGATTGTTGGTCTTTATATTGTAAATCGAGCAATTAAGAAGAAATAA
- a CDS encoding FeoA family protein, producing the protein MEISSSELKIGEVAEITSINLDEIPLKLLEMGCLPGNSITLIQIAPLGDPLYFNVNDSHVAIRLETAKEITVTKM; encoded by the coding sequence ATGGAAATTAGTTCTTCCGAACTTAAAATTGGAGAAGTTGCCGAAATAACCTCCATCAATCTAGATGAAATCCCACTAAAGCTTTTAGAAATGGGATGTTTACCTGGAAATTCCATTACTTTAATTCAAATTGCGCCTTTAGGCGATCCTTTGTATTTTAACGTAAATGATTCGCATGTAGCCATTCGATTAGAAACGGCTAAAGAAATCACGGTTACCAAAATGTAA
- a CDS encoding SCO family protein: MLVFLKPYKKFILFFSILSIGIYFGIYSLLSPKKTLPIYSPRDINPELVDSTVQHIGNDHKIADFAFTNQNGKLITQKDYENTIYVADFFFTTCPTICPKMTNNMVWLQGQLKNNPKVKLLSFSVTPDIDTPEVLKKYAIEKGVDDSRWNLVTGDKKDIYYLARKSYLAVKTGKPEELYDMVHTENFILVDKNKRIRGFYDGTNLDQPTNDPKTKNMQQLLEDILWLCENQ, from the coding sequence ATGTTAGTATTCCTTAAACCATATAAAAAATTTATTCTGTTTTTTTCAATACTTTCTATTGGGATTTATTTCGGAATTTACTCTTTGCTTAGTCCAAAAAAAACACTCCCAATATATTCTCCAAGGGATATAAATCCTGAGTTAGTTGATTCTACAGTACAACATATTGGCAATGATCATAAAATTGCAGACTTTGCTTTTACGAATCAAAATGGAAAATTAATCACTCAAAAAGATTATGAGAATACTATATACGTAGCCGATTTCTTTTTCACTACTTGCCCTACTATTTGTCCTAAAATGACCAATAATATGGTTTGGTTACAAGGTCAATTAAAAAACAATCCTAAAGTCAAATTACTATCGTTTTCTGTTACTCCTGATATTGACACGCCAGAAGTTCTAAAGAAATATGCTATTGAAAAAGGAGTTGATGATTCGCGTTGGAATTTAGTAACTGGAGACAAAAAAGACATTTATTATTTAGCACGAAAATCCTATTTAGCAGTCAAAACAGGAAAACCTGAAGAACTATATGATATGGTGCACACTGAAAATTTTATTCTTGTTGACAAAAACAAAAGGATAAGAGGGTTTTATGATGGTACTAACTTAGACCAACCTACCAACGATCCAAAAACTAAAAACATGCAACAACTTTTAGAAGATATTTTGTGGCTTTGTGAAAATCAATAA
- the feoB gene encoding ferrous iron transport protein B, producing the protein MSKNPIKVALIGNPNVGKTSVFNELTGLNQQVGNYPGITVEKKQGVCKLNETIKAKIIDLPGTYSLNASSIDENVVIELLLNKNDEDFPDVAVVVTEVENLKRNLLLFTQIKDLEIPTILVINMADRMKLKGIELDIPVLEKELKTKIALISSRKKIGIDYLKELILNYQNISTEPCLHASSIDPDYFNNLRRAFPNQLLYKLWLVITQDVNFLNLERNEIKSSFTKSHADLKRLQQKETIKRYQFINDTLKIGQKIDQSKATDIRAKIDRVLTHKIFGYVIFFGILMLIFQFLFDWSSIPMDFIDETFANFSSLAKQHLPAGEFTNLISEGLIPGIGGIVIFIPQIAFLFLFISVLEESGYMSRVVFLMDKIMRRFGLSGKSIVPLISGTACAIPAIMSARNIENWKERLITILVTPFTTCSARLPVYAILISLIIPEKRVLGFLSLQGLTLMALYLLGFGMAVFSAYLLNKLLKLNCKSYFVVEMPSYKIPMIKNVGINVLEKTKAFVTGAGKIILALSVILWYLGSHGLSDDFNNAEKIITKQNQHKTITAEEFEDQVNSFKLENSYIGFMGKTIEPMIEPLGYDWKIGIAVVSSFAAREVFVGTLATIYSVGSHSEEETTIKNRMAAEVHPETGKKIFNFATGISLLLFYAFAMQCISTLAIVKKETNSWKWPIIQLVFMSGFAYITALIAYQVLK; encoded by the coding sequence ATGAGTAAAAATCCTATCAAAGTTGCTTTAATTGGAAACCCAAATGTGGGCAAAACATCGGTTTTTAATGAATTAACAGGATTGAATCAACAAGTGGGAAATTACCCAGGAATCACCGTTGAAAAAAAACAAGGCGTTTGTAAATTAAACGAAACCATAAAGGCAAAAATCATCGATTTACCCGGAACTTACAGCTTAAATGCCAGTTCGATTGACGAAAATGTAGTGATTGAATTATTACTCAACAAAAACGACGAAGATTTTCCAGATGTTGCCGTTGTGGTGACCGAAGTGGAAAACTTAAAACGAAATTTACTCCTTTTTACCCAAATTAAAGATTTAGAAATTCCGACCATTTTAGTCATTAATATGGCGGATAGAATGAAATTGAAAGGTATTGAATTGGATATTCCAGTTTTAGAAAAAGAACTAAAAACGAAGATTGCTTTAATTAGTTCGCGTAAAAAAATTGGAATTGATTATTTAAAAGAACTTATTCTTAACTATCAAAATATTTCTACCGAACCTTGTTTGCATGCTTCTTCGATAGATCCAGATTACTTTAATAATTTAAGAAGAGCATTCCCAAATCAGTTGTTATACAAACTTTGGTTGGTAATAACGCAAGATGTTAACTTTTTAAATTTAGAACGAAACGAAATTAAGAGTTCGTTTACAAAATCGCATGCCGATTTAAAGCGTTTGCAACAAAAAGAAACCATCAAACGCTACCAATTCATTAACGATACACTAAAAATTGGTCAAAAAATCGATCAATCTAAAGCAACCGATATTCGAGCAAAAATAGATCGTGTTTTAACTCATAAAATATTTGGTTACGTTATTTTCTTCGGAATATTAATGCTAATATTTCAGTTTTTATTTGACTGGAGTAGCATTCCTATGGATTTCATTGATGAAACTTTTGCTAATTTTAGTTCACTTGCTAAACAACATTTACCGGCAGGAGAATTTACCAATTTAATTAGCGAAGGATTAATTCCAGGAATTGGCGGAATTGTTATTTTTATTCCCCAAATTGCCTTTTTGTTCTTATTTATTTCTGTTTTAGAAGAAAGTGGCTACATGAGTCGTGTGGTTTTCCTAATGGATAAAATCATGCGAAGATTTGGCTTGTCTGGAAAAAGTATTGTACCCTTAATTTCGGGAACTGCTTGTGCTATTCCGGCAATTATGAGTGCTCGAAATATTGAAAATTGGAAGGAAAGACTTATAACTATTTTAGTTACACCTTTTACAACTTGTTCGGCAAGGTTACCTGTTTATGCTATATTAATTTCACTAATTATCCCTGAAAAAAGAGTTCTAGGATTCTTAAGTTTACAAGGACTAACCCTAATGGCATTGTATTTATTAGGATTTGGAATGGCAGTTTTTTCGGCTTACTTGCTTAATAAATTATTAAAATTAAACTGCAAATCATACTTCGTAGTTGAAATGCCAAGTTATAAAATTCCGATGATTAAAAATGTTGGAATAAATGTATTAGAAAAAACAAAAGCGTTTGTTACGGGTGCTGGAAAAATCATTTTAGCTTTGTCAGTAATCTTATGGTATTTAGGTTCTCACGGATTAAGCGATGATTTTAATAATGCTGAAAAAATAATCACAAAACAAAACCAACATAAAACAATAACTGCAGAAGAATTTGAAGACCAAGTAAACTCTTTCAAATTAGAAAACTCGTATATCGGTTTTATGGGAAAAACTATTGAACCAATGATTGAACCTCTTGGTTATGATTGGAAAATAGGTATTGCAGTAGTTAGCAGCTTTGCTGCTCGTGAAGTTTTCGTTGGAACATTGGCAACAATCTACAGTGTTGGAAGTCATAGCGAAGAAGAAACAACCATAAAAAATCGTATGGCTGCAGAAGTACATCCTGAAACGGGTAAGAAAATATTCAATTTTGCTACAGGAATTTCATTGTTGCTATTTTATGCGTTTGCTATGCAATGTATTTCTACTTTAGCCATTGTTAAAAAAGAAACTAATTCTTGGAAATGGCCAATAATACAATTGGTTTTCATGAGTGGATTTGCCTACATAACAGCATTAATTGCATATCAAGTTTTAAAATAA
- a CDS encoding T9SS type A sorting domain-containing protein has translation MIKNYLIVSLLCSFLGFSQFNPTAPWMSEINTTKKGETTIDELVTAFNQYWLTHDKNVKGSGYKPFMRSEFHWRSFTNEQGYIQSSEEFWNAWRQKNQSKANRRTTMSLPVSNWQPVGPFTHTNTGSWSSGQGRVNIVHVDPSNPSTIYLGAPAGGIWKSTNNGSTWTPLTDELPQIGVSGIAVDYSDSNTIYIATGDKDAGDSYSVGVYKSTDGGATWNPTGIMGTTTNPSRAGDILIHPTNNQMLWCATNNGIYRTTNAGATWSRVRLGDFSQGSIRLKPGDPNTVYAVSNNVFYRSTNGGSSFTQVSTGLPTNSSRLLLDVTPANANYVYILSAATGGGDFQGIYRSTDGGTTFTARNTTTDVFESNQSWYDLALAVSPTNAEEIYTGCLNVWKSVNGGTSATRLNNWSNPTGPSYTHADIHYLGFHGTRLFAGTDGGIYVSDNNGSNFTDLTAGAQISQFYRIAVSKQSSANMVGGLQDNGGHAYSGGQWKNYYGADGMDTAINPNNQNQYYGFIQNGGTLYISNSAGDAITGSVTSPASGNWITPLTVNSSGELFSGFDGLYKLVGTSWTIQNVDPLGSGNLEVISVDPSNDDIMYVANGLGLYKSTNRGINFTNVYNSPSGSIESIKVHSSNSNIVYLVTGGSTGLVLKSTDGGVIFSDISDGLPSIGKNCIVHQGRNTDNPLYLGTTLGVYYRDDSMSQWEPFDTNLPNVSVRDLEINLEDAKLIAATYGRGVWETAIPVQLVSDDVKFIAIENPGININCDNNVVPQIQVKNNGLNNINSVAVSYTIDATPYNYNWNGTILSNETVTIDLPVVMLSRGMHSMSVTTTTANDTYPDNNQGSASFYINDAGTIGVTNPFTNATDALISYKEGASGAQWLRTVRTDGLTSSGNTVYSTNSNGNYPNNTKAYLVSQCYNLSNVINPQISFAMKYDLEQNWDIAYVEYSTNFGASWSVLGTMGATWYNSDRTSATAGNDCYNCPGAQWTGSNTTLTTYSYPLNALNSETNIIFRIVFHSDQSVDGLGVNVDDFLIDGTLSNQNFDLQNIVLYPNPSKGIFNLAVGTNEVSAIEVYDLTGKIVVSKNDLGISNGEIQLNMSSVAQGVYFVKITANNQSIVKRIIKE, from the coding sequence ATGATTAAAAATTACCTGATTGTTAGTTTATTGTGTTCCTTTTTAGGATTTTCACAATTTAATCCTACAGCTCCGTGGATGAGTGAAATAAACACTACTAAAAAAGGAGAAACTACTATTGATGAATTAGTTACTGCTTTTAATCAATATTGGTTAACGCATGATAAAAACGTAAAAGGTTCTGGTTACAAGCCTTTTATGCGTTCAGAGTTTCATTGGAGAAGCTTCACAAACGAGCAAGGTTATATTCAATCTTCAGAAGAATTTTGGAACGCTTGGAGACAAAAAAATCAATCTAAAGCGAATAGACGTACAACGATGTCTTTGCCTGTTAGTAACTGGCAACCTGTTGGACCATTTACACATACCAATACAGGTTCTTGGTCTTCAGGGCAAGGAAGAGTAAACATTGTTCATGTTGATCCTTCAAATCCTAGTACTATTTATTTAGGCGCTCCAGCAGGTGGTATATGGAAATCAACAAATAATGGTTCTACATGGACACCACTTACTGATGAATTGCCTCAAATTGGGGTTTCTGGTATTGCGGTAGATTATTCAGATTCAAATACAATTTATATTGCAACCGGTGATAAAGATGCTGGAGACTCTTATTCGGTTGGGGTTTATAAATCAACTGATGGAGGAGCAACATGGAACCCAACTGGAATTATGGGCACAACAACAAATCCATCAAGAGCTGGAGATATTTTGATTCATCCTACAAATAATCAAATGCTTTGGTGTGCCACTAATAATGGAATTTATAGAACAACAAATGCAGGAGCAACATGGTCGAGAGTGAGACTAGGAGATTTTTCTCAGGGAAGTATTAGATTAAAACCAGGTGATCCAAATACAGTTTATGCGGTTTCAAATAATGTTTTTTATCGTTCTACAAATGGTGGTTCCTCATTTACTCAAGTATCAACGGGATTACCAACTAATTCAAGTAGATTACTTTTAGATGTAACGCCAGCTAATGCGAATTATGTTTATATTTTAAGTGCTGCAACTGGTGGTGGGGATTTTCAGGGAATCTATCGCTCAACAGATGGAGGAACAACTTTTACAGCAAGAAATACAACAACTGATGTTTTTGAATCTAATCAATCTTGGTATGATTTAGCTTTAGCAGTTTCACCTACAAATGCAGAAGAGATTTATACAGGCTGTTTGAATGTTTGGAAATCTGTTAATGGAGGAACTTCGGCTACAAGACTTAATAACTGGAGTAATCCAACAGGACCATCTTATACACATGCTGATATTCATTACTTAGGATTTCACGGAACAAGATTGTTTGCAGGAACCGATGGAGGAATTTATGTTTCAGATAACAATGGTAGCAATTTTACAGACTTAACAGCTGGTGCTCAAATCAGTCAATTTTATAGAATAGCAGTGTCAAAACAATCTTCAGCAAATATGGTTGGAGGATTACAAGATAACGGCGGACATGCCTACAGTGGAGGACAATGGAAAAATTACTATGGAGCTGATGGAATGGACACTGCAATTAATCCAAACAATCAAAACCAATATTATGGGTTTATCCAAAATGGAGGAACATTATATATAAGTAATTCAGCTGGTGACGCTATTACAGGCTCGGTAACATCGCCTGCTAGCGGAAATTGGATAACACCCTTAACAGTGAATAGTTCAGGAGAATTATTTTCAGGTTTTGATGGGTTATATAAACTAGTTGGAACAAGTTGGACAATTCAAAATGTTGATCCATTAGGTTCTGGAAATCTAGAAGTAATTTCGGTAGATCCTTCTAATGATGATATCATGTATGTTGCAAATGGTTTGGGTTTATATAAAAGTACAAATCGTGGAATAAACTTTACAAATGTGTATAATTCACCTAGTGGTAGTATAGAATCAATAAAAGTACATTCTTCAAATAGCAATATTGTTTATTTAGTTACTGGTGGTAGTACAGGACTTGTATTAAAATCTACAGATGGAGGTGTTATTTTTAGTGATATATCTGATGGACTTCCTTCTATAGGGAAAAATTGTATCGTTCACCAAGGAAGAAATACAGATAATCCATTGTATTTGGGAACAACTTTAGGTGTTTATTACCGTGATGATTCAATGTCACAATGGGAACCATTTGATACCAACTTACCAAATGTTTCGGTACGTGATTTAGAAATCAATTTAGAAGATGCTAAATTAATTGCGGCTACTTACGGAAGAGGAGTTTGGGAAACAGCAATTCCTGTTCAATTAGTGTCTGATGATGTTAAGTTTATTGCTATTGAAAATCCAGGTATCAACATAAATTGTGATAATAATGTTGTGCCTCAAATTCAAGTTAAGAATAATGGTTTAAATAATATAAATTCTGTAGCAGTTAGTTATACTATTGATGCTACTCCTTATAACTATAATTGGAACGGAACAATTTTATCGAATGAAACAGTAACTATCGATTTGCCAGTAGTCATGTTATCAAGAGGAATGCATTCTATGAGTGTAACAACTACAACAGCAAATGATACTTATCCAGATAACAACCAAGGGAGTGCTTCATTTTATATCAATGATGCAGGTACAATTGGTGTTACAAATCCATTTACTAATGCAACAGATGCTTTAATTTCTTACAAAGAAGGAGCTTCAGGCGCACAATGGTTAAGAACAGTAAGAACAGATGGTTTAACATCTTCAGGAAATACAGTTTATTCTACTAATTCAAATGGGAATTATCCGAATAATACAAAAGCTTATTTAGTTTCTCAATGCTACAACTTGTCAAATGTGATTAATCCACAAATAAGTTTTGCAATGAAATATGATCTTGAACAAAATTGGGATATTGCTTATGTAGAATACTCTACAAATTTTGGAGCTTCATGGTCTGTTTTAGGCACAATGGGGGCAACATGGTACAATAGCGATAGAACTTCTGCAACAGCTGGGAATGATTGTTATAACTGTCCTGGTGCGCAATGGACAGGTTCAAATACGACTTTAACAACATATAGTTATCCTTTAAATGCATTGAACTCAGAGACTAATATAATTTTTAGAATTGTATTCCACTCGGATCAATCAGTCGATGGTTTAGGAGTTAATGTAGATGATTTTTTAATTGACGGTACTCTTTCTAATCAAAATTTTGATTTGCAAAATATAGTATTGTATCCAAATCCTTCAAAAGGAATTTTCAATTTAGCAGTTGGTACAAATGAAGTTTCTGCAATTGAAGTTTATGATTTAACTGGAAAAATTGTAGTGTCTAAAAACGATTTAGGTATTTCAAATGGTGAAATTCAATTGAACATGTCTTCAGTAGCGCAAGGTGTTTATTTTGTGAAAATTACTGCTAATAACCAATCAATAGTTAAAAGAATTATTAAAGAATAA
- a CDS encoding SDR family oxidoreductase gives MKKERKKIAILGCGWLGLPLAKSLLSKGYEVKGSTTSESKLEVLKNAGILPYQIQLEEHQIIGNMEDFLKETDVLVIDIPPGLRREISSSSEMTFVNKIKTLIPYIEKSGIQKVIFVSSTSVYGDSFPIVEITEETKPNPDTESGKQLVIAETLLQSNPHFKTTVIHFGGLLGDDRHPIKFLAGKTNVENPDAPINMIQREDCIGIIETLIDKGLRQAQSDNWNETFNAVAPQHPTRKEYYHKKAEILNLPLPTFVENSESIGKIISSKKVETILGYLFQKEI, from the coding sequence ATGAAAAAAGAAAGAAAAAAGATTGCCATACTCGGCTGCGGTTGGCTGGGTTTACCCTTAGCCAAATCATTGCTTTCAAAAGGTTACGAAGTAAAAGGTTCTACGACTTCGGAAAGTAAATTAGAGGTGTTGAAAAATGCTGGGATATTGCCTTACCAAATTCAATTGGAGGAACATCAAATCATTGGAAATATGGAAGATTTTCTGAAAGAAACCGATGTTTTAGTGATTGATATTCCACCTGGATTGAGAAGAGAAATTTCGTCTTCTAGTGAAATGACGTTTGTAAATAAAATCAAAACTTTGATTCCCTATATCGAAAAATCAGGAATTCAGAAAGTTATATTCGTAAGCTCGACTTCAGTATATGGTGATAGTTTTCCAATTGTCGAAATTACAGAAGAAACAAAACCAAATCCTGACACCGAAAGTGGCAAGCAATTAGTAATTGCCGAAACTCTTTTACAATCGAATCCGCATTTTAAAACTACAGTAATTCATTTTGGTGGTTTACTTGGAGATGATCGTCATCCTATAAAATTTTTGGCTGGGAAAACCAATGTTGAAAATCCAGATGCCCCTATAAACATGATTCAGAGAGAAGATTGTATTGGAATTATTGAAACTTTAATTGATAAAGGACTTCGACAAGCTCAGTCTGACAACTGGAACGAAACCTTCAATGCTGTTGCACCTCAACATCCTACACGAAAAGAATATTATCACAAAAAAGCCGAAATTCTAAATTTACCATTACCTACCTTTGTAGAAAATTCGGAATCAATAGGAAAAATAATTTCCAGTAAAAAAGTGGAAACCATTTTAGGTTATTTGTTCCAAAAAGAAATTTAG
- a CDS encoding M13 family metallopeptidase, with product MNKSILNGGLSLLVLSLAISSCKSGKEATSQKQSIGINTSFMDKKVNPADDFNRYVNGTWLDKTEIPADRTRWGSFDELRKNTDDDVMAILKEAINDKTIDPNSDQAKAINLYKTVLDTVSRNKAGIDPLKPYLAKINNVKNADELVALLAEMEPEMGLGFFGSYIGADAKNSNKNVIYVGTGSLGLPDRDYYVSDAPDNKEKREKYIAHVSRMLQFIGESAATANDNAKKILALETKMSTATLDRVERRDRRKTYNPMSFADLQKLAPTVKWEAYFQSVGIGKVDSLVVSQPKYLQTVETILKDNQVEDWKAYMRWTALRGSAGLLSTEIENANFDFYGKTLTGAVKQRPAEERALATVNGRLGEALGKLYVAKKFPPEAKAKAQAMIANVMKAFDNRIDNLPWMTKVTKENAKIKLNKFRVKIGYPDKWKDYSALVVKSPEQGGTYFDNSRMYAKWSHMKNLEKLGKPVDKEEWGMSPQTVNAYFSPTNNEIVFPAAILQPPFYDYKADEAVNYGGIGAVIGHEISHGFDDSGSRYNADGNLVNWWSEDDLKQFTTLGSALADQYSALEPLPGIFVDGKFTLGENIGDLGGVNAAFDGLQIYLKENGNPGLIDGFTPEQRFFISWATIWRSKMRDEAIKNQVKTDPHSPGMYRAYVPLQNVEAFYKAFNILPHNGMYLPYEKRVKIW from the coding sequence ATGAATAAATCAATTTTAAACGGAGGTTTAAGCTTGCTTGTTCTTTCGCTTGCAATTTCATCTTGTAAGTCAGGTAAGGAGGCAACTTCACAAAAACAATCTATAGGGATAAACACTAGTTTTATGGATAAAAAAGTGAATCCTGCAGACGATTTTAACCGTTATGTAAATGGAACTTGGTTAGATAAAACCGAAATTCCTGCTGATAGAACGCGTTGGGGTAGTTTTGATGAACTTCGAAAAAACACTGATGATGATGTAATGGCGATCTTAAAAGAAGCTATTAATGATAAAACCATCGATCCAAATTCCGATCAAGCAAAAGCAATTAATCTATACAAAACAGTTCTAGATACTGTTAGTAGAAATAAAGCTGGAATTGATCCTTTAAAACCATATTTGGCAAAAATCAATAACGTAAAGAATGCTGACGAATTAGTAGCCTTATTAGCTGAGATGGAACCAGAAATGGGATTAGGTTTCTTTGGAAGTTATATTGGAGCTGATGCAAAAAACAGTAACAAAAACGTAATTTATGTAGGAACAGGTAGCCTTGGTTTACCAGATAGAGATTATTACGTTTCAGATGCACCAGACAACAAAGAAAAGCGTGAAAAATATATTGCTCACGTATCTAGAATGTTACAATTCATTGGTGAGTCTGCAGCAACTGCTAATGACAATGCTAAGAAAATTTTAGCTTTAGAAACTAAAATGTCAACAGCTACTTTAGATAGAGTAGAACGTAGAGACAGAAGAAAAACGTATAACCCAATGAGTTTTGCTGATTTACAAAAATTAGCTCCAACTGTAAAATGGGAGGCATATTTTCAATCTGTTGGTATCGGAAAAGTAGATTCTTTAGTTGTTTCACAACCAAAATATTTACAAACGGTTGAAACTATCTTAAAAGATAACCAAGTAGAAGATTGGAAAGCCTACATGCGTTGGACAGCTTTAAGAGGTTCTGCAGGTTTACTTTCAACTGAAATCGAAAATGCAAACTTTGATTTCTACGGAAAAACCTTAACTGGAGCTGTGAAACAACGTCCAGCTGAAGAAAGAGCATTGGCAACTGTTAATGGAAGATTAGGTGAAGCATTAGGGAAATTATATGTTGCTAAAAAATTCCCGCCAGAAGCAAAAGCAAAAGCGCAAGCTATGATTGCTAATGTTATGAAAGCTTTTGATAACAGAATTGACAATTTACCTTGGATGACAAAAGTAACTAAGGAAAATGCAAAAATAAAATTGAATAAATTTCGTGTGAAAATTGGTTATCCAGACAAATGGAAAGATTATTCAGCTTTAGTGGTAAAATCTCCTGAACAAGGCGGAACTTATTTTGATAATTCAAGAATGTATGCGAAATGGAGTCACATGAAAAATCTTGAGAAATTAGGTAAACCTGTTGATAAAGAAGAATGGGGAATGTCGCCTCAAACGGTAAACGCTTATTTCAGTCCTACAAACAACGAGATTGTTTTCCCAGCGGCTATTTTACAACCTCCTTTCTACGATTACAAAGCTGACGAAGCGGTAAATTATGGTGGAATTGGTGCCGTAATCGGACACGAAATTTCGCACGGATTTGATGATTCTGGTTCAAGATATAATGCAGACGGAAATTTAGTTAACTGGTGGAGTGAAGACGATTTAAAACAATTCACTACATTAGGAAGTGCTTTAGCAGACCAATATTCAGCATTAGAACCACTGCCAGGAATTTTTGTTGATGGTAAATTCACTTTGGGTGAAAACATCGGAGATTTAGGTGGTGTTAATGCAGCATTTGATGGTTTACAAATTTACTTGAAAGAAAATGGTAATCCTGGTTTAATTGACGGATTTACTCCAGAACAACGTTTCTTCATTTCTTGGGCAACCATTTGGAGAAGTAAAATGCGTGATGAAGCAATTAAAAACCAAGTAAAAACGGATCCACATTCACCTGGAATGTATCGTGCTTATGTGCCGTTACAAAATGTTGAAGCGTTCTACAAAGCGTTTAATATCTTACCACACAACGGTATGTATTTACCTTATGAGAAACGTGTGAAAATTTGGTAA